The region GCAAGACGCCCATGAAGTAGCCGTAGTAGATGCCATAGATGGCGCGCCCGCCCGTGGCCTGCTTGGCCAGCTTGCCGAAGTGCTCGATGGCGTCGGCAGTCACCTTCTGGTGACAGCGGTAGTAGTCCACGACGCGCTGCTCTTTGGTCGGGTCGCGGAAGGAGGCGAGCGTGGCATTCCGGCGCGGCTCGACGCCGGGCACGGTCGCAGTGTTCAGCCGTGCCTGCGGGTCGTGCCAGGCGGCCTGCAGCTTCGCGTCTGTGCCATAGCGAGCCCGCAGATACGCCCGGAAGGCCTGCGTCATGGCCGGGCCGACATCCGGGTACTGCTGGGTCCAACTGCCGAAGTAGTGCCACTCGGCGTAGATGCCGTAGCAGGCGTGCCAGCCGATGACGCGCTTGCCCCACGGCTGGCTCTCCATGTGGCGGATGAGCGCCGTCCAGGCCGCGCCGACGTCCTTGAGCCACGCCTCGGACGCGGGCGACGGCCGCAGCACGCGCCCGGCCTCGTCATTGTCGTCAATCTGGTCGGAGGTGGCGTAGCGCACCATCTCCTCAGGATGGGCCTGCAGCCACCAACTGGGCGGCACCAGCCGCACCAGCATGTCGAGGTAGGCGTCCCTGTCCACGGACAGATAGGCCCGCACGACCTGATCCAGCGGCGTGAAGTCGTACTTCCCCGGCCCGGTCCAGCACTTGTCGAGGGCCACGTATGGCGCGTACCCGTGGATGCCCGCGTCGCGGAACTGGCCGAGGACATGCCGCCCGTAGTCACTGATCGGGTCCACGGTGCCCCGGTACGTCACCAGGGGCCGGGGCTGGTCGTTGATGAACAGCGCCGGTGCGCCATGGTACGGCCTGATGGCGGCGCGAGCCGGCTGCTGTCCCGCAAACTGCTCGGGCGGGGCCAGCAGTGTCGCCATGTGCCGCTCGTACGCCGCCCGCTCGGCGGCAGTGATGAAGGGCTGCACATCGAAGAGCGCGTGGTCATACCACGGGCCCATGAAGGCGCTGCCGAGGACGCGGACGGGGGCCCACTGACTGTCATCGAAGCCCGCCGTGGTCCACGCCGCCGGGGGCTCGGCCTTGACGGACCGCCAGGAGGCGTCGGAGTTGATGACGGTCTCCTGCTGTGCGGCCGTCTTGATGACCAGCCGGGCCAGCACCCCCGCCGGGCCGGTGCCGTTCGTCCCCTGCACAGCGAGCACATTGCGCCCGGGCTGCAGCGCGCCGGACACGTCGTACCGGTTCCACGCCGGGCCGCTGCCGATGACCGGCAGGTCGCCCCGCCCGTTCACCCACAGCCTCTGGTTGTCATCTACGAGCAGCCACAGCGTAGCGGCGCGATTCATAGCGCCCCCGGGCGCCATGAATGGCGCCGCTACGTCAAACGTCTTGCGGAACCAGCGGCTCTCCTTGAGGCAGTCGCTGGCAGGCTGCTCGGGGTACCAGATCCACTGGGCAGCGGTCTGCTGGGCCAGGCACGGCCCGGCACAGGCCAGAAGGACAGTCACCACGACTGAACGCATGGCATCACACAGCCTTCCAGGAGGTAGAGCGGGCGCCGCGGGGTCTGCCGCTCTCGTCGGGGTCTGTCCCCTGCAGACCGGCCGCGGCCGGTCTGCAGGGGGCTGACCCCACCGTCCGTAGCGAACGGGGTCAGCCCCCTCCGCAACCGGCTACGCCGCTTGCTGCGGGGACAGACCCCTCATCCTACTGTACGCTGATCTTCGTCGTCGCCGTCACCCCGCCGGCCAATTCGGTCATCTCGATGGTCCATTCGCCGGGGATATCGTTCTTGGCCGGGGCGAAGCGCATGATATGGCGGCCATCGCGCAGGGCGATCGTGCGGCGCCATGTCTCCTGGCCCTGCGGGTCCACAATCCGCAGGCGGCAGGGCACCAGGCTGTCCATGAGGCGCCCATTCTCGCCATACAGCCGCAGGTCCACCCCACTCCACGCCCCGCGCTTGACCGCCGCCGCGTACGACGTGATCCCGATCTTCTCCGGGGCCGACGAGTACAGCGCTACCAGCGTGCCGCCGAGGCGCTCCATCGTCAGCGGCACTTGCCAGCGGCCGTCGGGCAGCTTGGTGAGCGTCAGGCGCTTGCCGGTCCACAGGTCCATCGCCGCCATGCCGTCGCGGATGCCGGCTGCGGGCAGCGTCAGCGTCGTGCGCACCTGCTGGTCATACACCCCGCGCTCGCGCAGGAACTTGCGGCCCTCTTCCTCGGCCACGGGGCGGTCGGCGGTGCGCTTGTAGACCGGCATGCGCGCCACGAGGTACTTGTACTCCTCGTTGGTGTGGACATTCACGCACCACAGCATGGTCGCACCCGCCGCCTGGAAGGGTCGCACAACGACGGTGGGATCGGCCGCCTCGTAGGTGATGTAGTCCCTCATCGCCGCGCGGACGGCTGCCACGCGGTCGGCGATGTTGTAGTCGGCCTGCCCGGGCCCGGCGAAGCGCGGATCGTCATTGCTGACGTTGGAGTCGAGCCGGCCCATCGCCAGATCGCAGGGCAGCCGCGTCGCGCCGGGCAGGTCCACGGCGCTGCCCTTGTCCAGCAGCACCTTGCCGCCGCGCGCCATGTACCGCTTCAGCCCGTCCGCTTCGCTCTGGCTCAGCCAGTCGGCATTCCACAGCACCAGGGCCTCGTACTGGTACGCCTGCCCCGCGAGCAGTTCCTCGCGGCAAACGGGCTCCACATCCACCTGGGCGCACAGCAGGTTGCTGTAAGCATACAGTGTGCTGATCGCGTAGGCCCAGTTCACGGCGTTGCAGGCGAAGGGCATGTACAGGCCGACGCGCTTGGCGGCAGGCTTGAGCGCCACCTGCAGCACCCCGAGGTCATCCAGTCGTTCCGCCAGCCGCCCCACTTCGCGGATCGCCGAGGGCTTGTGTTCGGAGTAGGCATAGTAGTTCAGCCCCGACACGCCGCCGGCCAGGTGCAGGAAGAAGGCGTTGCGGTAGTAGCTGGGCTCGTCGCCGGCGATGTAGAGGTCGGGCGTGGACCACAGGGGCAGACTGCGGTTGCCCAGCTTGGCCAGCTCGTCATAGAACAGGTTGCCGATCTCCGGCTGCCAGTAGGCATTGTAGTAGTAATAGGACAGCAGATCGAAGCCGCCGCCGCCAAAGCCGGCGGGCGGGTATTGCCCCTCGGTCCAGACGGGCACCATCATGCCTCCGGGCACCGGGCCGAACGGCACGCGCGGAGCGACCTCCTCCTTCGCGGCGACGAAGTTGCGGTTGATGAAGCCCCCCAGCTCCCTGAGGGTGTGCTCGCGCCAGAGGATCGTGAGGTCGTCATCGGGCACGATGCCCTTGGGCGGGGGCTGTAGCGCGGGCCCGGCCGCGTCGCCGGTGGGGGCGGGGATGCCCTGGCCGAGGTTGGGCGCGTTGCCCGCCGTCGGCTTGTCGCCCGGCGCGGCTTTGCCCGCGGGCGCCGGCTTCCCGGTCCGCTCGGCGAAAAGCCGGCGCGAGGTGTCTCCGAAGTCGTCGCCATAGAACGCCGAGAAGTCGTCGCAAGTCAAGATGGCGGGGAACCAGGCGGGATGCTGCGTGAGGGCCCTGATCTGCTCGCGCTGGCCCTCACTCCACCCAGCAATGACCTGCGGATGGGCGAGGCTCACCTGCCACAGCGCCGGCCGCCACGGGCTCTTGATGGGCTGGCCCTTCTCATCCTTGCGCAGCAGTGCCGGGTCCGTGTCACCCACAGCGTTGGGGAAGCCCTCGTAGGCCTCGATGCGCTGCACGAACTGCATTCCCAGGCGCAGCAGGTCATCATCATAGCCCGCCCCGCACACGGGGTTGAGGTGGTAGCTCCGGATCTCTTTGAGATATGCCGCGCGGCGGAAGGCATTGGCCGGGACACCGCCCCACACGCCCAGGAAGAAGGGCCGGTCGGGCTTACCGACGAGGGAGAGGGCGACATCGCGCAC is a window of bacterium DNA encoding:
- a CDS encoding beta-galactosidase, yielding MRSVVVTVLLACAGPCLAQQTAAQWIWYPEQPASDCLKESRWFRKTFDVAAPFMAPGGAMNRAATLWLLVDDNQRLWVNGRGDLPVIGSGPAWNRYDVSGALQPGRNVLAVQGTNGTGPAGVLARLVIKTAAQQETVINSDASWRSVKAEPPAAWTTAGFDDSQWAPVRVLGSAFMGPWYDHALFDVQPFITAAERAAYERHMATLLAPPEQFAGQQPARAAIRPYHGAPALFINDQPRPLVTYRGTVDPISDYGRHVLGQFRDAGIHGYAPYVALDKCWTGPGKYDFTPLDQVVRAYLSVDRDAYLDMLVRLVPPSWWLQAHPEEMVRYATSDQIDDNDEAGRVLRPSPASEAWLKDVGAAWTALIRHMESQPWGKRVIGWHACYGIYAEWHYFGSWTQQYPDVGPAMTQAFRAYLRARYGTDAKLQAAWHDPQARLNTATVPGVEPRRNATLASFRDPTKEQRVVDYYRCHQKVTADAIEHFGKLAKQATGGRAIYGIYYGYFMGVLPQTQGGHLELLRLLKSPFIDYFVAPYEYGHRLMGMDGRLRSLAYAFNVAGKAHIIEADTRTYLHPREEHGRTQNLTESLAAIRREFSTGLIEHTGYWYVDFGPEGVGGWYSQPQIMSTIKDL